In the genome of Deltaproteobacteria bacterium, one region contains:
- a CDS encoding lytic transglycosylase domain-containing protein: MTSITAAMESLWWTPTRSEGHRPVPGPVDRGRQEPGLKRVGARLGIARTVLGAAFALALSACQTPWTGPVSELPIDPPAAALATQAAPAPQQEPAPDHSMGARIAAVLLQRAPTMRPVDRARVAKAIEDARHSHRVDPVLVLAVIHQESRFRADARGPRGSLGLMQVRPFVAADVARRHNIPWAGAKTLLDPAANVQIGACYLGEMLEMFPDPALAIAAYNMGPYRVRRLVARGHHPRPAYLVSVLKHVQTLSSEMGPIATDSVEDALGE, translated from the coding sequence GTGACGTCGATCACAGCAGCCATGGAGAGCCTTTGGTGGACTCCGACCCGATCCGAAGGCCACCGACCCGTTCCGGGACCGGTGGACCGCGGACGGCAGGAGCCGGGCTTGAAGAGAGTTGGCGCTCGACTGGGGATCGCGCGGACGGTGCTCGGCGCCGCGTTCGCGCTCGCCCTCTCGGCCTGCCAGACGCCGTGGACCGGGCCCGTCTCCGAGCTTCCGATCGATCCGCCCGCCGCGGCGCTCGCGACCCAGGCCGCTCCTGCTCCGCAGCAGGAGCCGGCTCCGGATCATTCCATGGGCGCGCGGATCGCGGCCGTGCTCCTGCAGCGCGCCCCGACCATGCGGCCGGTCGACCGGGCGCGCGTGGCCAAGGCGATCGAGGACGCGCGGCACAGCCACCGGGTCGACCCCGTGCTCGTGCTGGCGGTGATCCACCAGGAGAGCCGATTTCGAGCGGATGCCCGCGGGCCGCGAGGCTCGCTCGGCCTGATGCAGGTCCGCCCGTTCGTGGCCGCGGACGTCGCGCGCCGGCACAACATCCCCTGGGCGGGCGCCAAGACTCTTCTCGATCCGGCGGCAAACGTGCAGATCGGCGCCTGCTATCTCGGCGAGATGCTCGAGATGTTCCCTGACCCGGCGCTCGCGATCGCGGCCTACAACATGGGCCCCTACCGCGTCCGCAGGCTGGTCGCACGAGGCCACCACCCCAGGCCCGCGTACCTGGTCTCCGTCCTCAAGCACGTCCAGACCCTGTCCAGCGAGATGGGGCCGATCGCGACCGACTCGGTCGAGGACGCGCTCGGCGAGTAG
- a CDS encoding GTP-binding protein, with protein sequence MLARIVRPVAVALPGRVARAQSNRRGGAAGARLHAHHHLVRRARLRVHRAAAHQLHAARPDAARAFLAHGLEELVHRRRNLARSGILPHVTATRATDRRIPALLVSGFLGSGKTTLVRNLLADARERGLRLAIVSNEFGELGIDRALLGGGDETFVELGGGCVCCQLSDELVVTLERLRERIDPDRIVIETSGVALPYDIQLNFWREPVSRWIGDDVTVIVVNAEQLESGRDLVGTFEDQVSSADLIVLNKLDLVPEAIVPELEARLREIEPDAPILRTRHAAVSPELLFPPELEQAARARRARASGAAHSHEAFETDVIEIERGLGHDAILRRIAAEGALRAKGFVASDVGLRVVQGVGARIELSTPHSAPPAELVGRVVVIRRGRAERG encoded by the coding sequence GTGCTCGCACGGATCGTCCGGCCCGTCGCAGTCGCACTCCCAGGCCGTGTCGCGCGGGCGCAGTCGAACCGCCGGGGCGGCGCGGCCGGCGCGCGTCTCCACGCGCATCACCACCTCGTCCGCCGAGCTCGACTGCGCGTGCACCGCGCCGCTGCGCACCAGCTCCACGCCGCGCGACCAGACGCTGCGCGCGCATTCCTCGCGCACGGCCTCGAAGAGCTCGTCCATCGCCGGCGGAACCTAGCCCGGTCGGGCATCCTCCCGCACGTGACTGCGACTCGCGCGACGGATCGGCGCATTCCCGCGCTGCTCGTCTCGGGCTTTCTCGGCTCGGGCAAGACCACGCTCGTGCGAAATCTTCTCGCCGACGCGCGCGAGCGGGGGCTGCGCCTGGCGATCGTGTCGAACGAGTTCGGCGAGCTCGGGATCGACCGCGCGCTTCTGGGCGGAGGCGACGAGACCTTCGTGGAGCTCGGCGGGGGCTGCGTCTGCTGCCAGCTCTCCGACGAGCTGGTGGTCACGCTCGAGCGGCTGCGCGAGCGGATCGACCCGGATCGGATCGTGATCGAGACCTCGGGCGTCGCGCTGCCCTACGACATCCAGCTCAACTTCTGGCGCGAGCCGGTGTCGCGCTGGATCGGCGACGACGTGACGGTGATCGTGGTGAACGCCGAGCAGCTCGAGAGCGGTCGCGATCTGGTCGGGACGTTCGAGGACCAGGTCTCGTCTGCGGATCTGATCGTGCTGAACAAGCTGGACCTCGTGCCCGAGGCGATCGTGCCCGAGCTCGAGGCCCGGCTCCGCGAGATCGAGCCCGACGCGCCGATCCTGCGCACGCGTCACGCAGCGGTGTCGCCCGAGCTGCTCTTCCCGCCCGAGCTCGAGCAGGCCGCGCGGGCGCGGCGAGCGCGCGCTTCCGGCGCCGCCCACAGCCACGAGGCGTTCGAGACCGACGTGATCGAGATCGAGCGCGGCCTGGGGCACGACGCGATCCTGCGCCGGATCGCCGCCGAGGGGGCGCTGCGCGCGAAGGGCTTCGTCGCGAGCGACGTCGGCCTTCGCGTCGTTCAGGGCGTGGGTGCGCGGATCGAGCTCTCGACCCCGCACTCGGCTCCTCCGGCCGAGCTGGTCGGGCGCGTGGTCGTGATCCGAAGAGGGCGCGCAGAGCGTGGCTAG
- a CDS encoding helicase has protein sequence MDELFEAVREECARSVWSRGVELVRSGAVHAQSSSADEVVMRVETRAGRAAPAVRLRPRDTAWECDCDGPDDPCEHVAAAVIAWRRAREGGDAVPRPNESSARIGYRLARAKGGLELARVLVRDGREEPLPATLAAFAAGRASGPVPLASAADLAVERLIDPRRSGAPPAPAMQRLLVALLGCDDVSLEGAPVSVSLEPVLPIALVEDRGDGFELRVVPDPRHDESFANGVARCGSVLRPLGDPHLSSREREELPRGRHYPPDAAGRLVSEVIPDLRARLPVEVRSRRLPREQAERPRLRALVAREGDALCVRAELVYGDPPVAKVENGRLVALGASSVPRRIENAEAALSTRLEHELGLAPGASLTLPAAQAIPFRAQLERFSGEIVGRAHEQFRLEAALEPRLSTGSDRFELAFEPRGGGGRVNAASVLSAWQEGESLVPLLGGGFAELPTDWLERHGRRVLDLLAASDADGRLPTCAVPDLARLCEELGEPAPPGFERLRALVGDFAGLPEPRLPRDLRAELRSYQRQGVAWLQFLAEAGLGGLLADDMGLGKTLQALCALRGRTLVVAPTSVIFGWAQQAGQFRPGLRCSVYHGPKRALDRDADLTLTSYAILRLDAETLAREAWDTIALDEAQAIKNPDSQIARAAFSLRGTFRLTLTGTPVENRLDELWSQLHFANPGLLGSLRDFRERYARPIASGEPGAAAHLRARIAPFVLRRMKSVVAAELPPRTDATLHCELDPDERSVYDAVRAASQRQVVERLQQGGSVIEALELLLRLRQASCHRALVPGQSAPSSSKVEVLLEALDEAAAEGHKALVFSQWTGLLDLVEPHLRAAGIRFTRLDGRTPDRQAVVEEFQSEAGPPVLLISLRAGGTGLNLTAADHVFLLDPWWNPAVEEQAADRAHRIGQDRPVSVYRLVARETVEERILELQERKRALAEAALSGADRAAAITREDLLGLLE, from the coding sequence ATGGACGAGCTCTTCGAGGCCGTGCGCGAGGAATGCGCGCGCAGCGTCTGGTCGCGCGGCGTGGAGCTGGTGCGCAGCGGCGCGGTGCACGCGCAGTCGAGCTCGGCGGACGAGGTGGTGATGCGCGTGGAGACGCGCGCCGGCCGCGCCGCCCCGGCGGTTCGACTGCGCCCGCGCGACACGGCCTGGGAGTGCGACTGCGACGGGCCGGACGATCCGTGCGAGCACGTCGCCGCGGCGGTGATCGCCTGGCGGCGCGCGCGCGAGGGCGGCGACGCGGTGCCGCGACCGAACGAGTCGAGCGCGCGGATCGGCTACCGGCTCGCGCGCGCGAAGGGCGGGCTCGAGCTCGCGCGCGTGCTCGTGCGCGATGGCCGCGAGGAGCCGCTGCCCGCGACGCTCGCCGCCTTCGCCGCGGGACGCGCCAGCGGCCCGGTGCCGCTGGCGAGCGCCGCGGACCTCGCGGTCGAACGGCTGATCGATCCGCGTCGCTCCGGTGCGCCGCCGGCTCCGGCGATGCAGCGGCTGCTAGTGGCGCTGCTCGGCTGCGACGACGTCTCGCTCGAAGGCGCTCCCGTCTCGGTTTCGCTCGAGCCGGTGCTGCCGATCGCGCTCGTCGAGGATCGCGGCGATGGATTCGAGCTTCGCGTCGTGCCCGATCCCCGGCACGACGAGAGCTTCGCGAACGGCGTCGCGCGCTGCGGCTCGGTGCTGCGGCCTCTCGGCGATCCGCACCTCTCCTCGCGCGAGCGCGAGGAGCTGCCGCGCGGTCGCCATTACCCGCCCGATGCCGCAGGTCGGCTGGTCTCGGAGGTGATTCCGGATCTCCGCGCCCGGCTCCCGGTCGAGGTGCGAAGCCGCCGCCTGCCGCGCGAGCAGGCCGAACGCCCGCGGCTGCGCGCGCTCGTCGCTCGCGAGGGCGATGCGCTCTGCGTGCGCGCGGAGCTCGTCTACGGCGACCCGCCCGTAGCAAAGGTCGAGAACGGACGGCTCGTGGCGCTCGGTGCAAGCTCGGTCCCGCGCCGGATCGAGAACGCGGAAGCCGCGCTGTCGACGCGGCTCGAGCACGAGCTCGGGCTCGCGCCGGGAGCCTCCCTCACGCTTCCCGCGGCGCAGGCGATCCCCTTTCGCGCACAGCTCGAGCGCTTCTCCGGCGAGATCGTCGGGCGCGCGCACGAGCAGTTCCGGCTCGAGGCCGCGCTCGAGCCCCGGCTCTCGACCGGCTCCGACCGCTTCGAGCTCGCCTTCGAGCCGCGCGGCGGCGGGGGCCGGGTGAATGCCGCGAGCGTTCTGAGCGCATGGCAGGAAGGCGAATCCCTGGTGCCGCTCCTCGGCGGGGGCTTCGCGGAGCTGCCGACGGACTGGCTCGAGAGGCACGGTCGGCGTGTTCTGGACCTGCTCGCTGCCAGCGACGCCGACGGCCGCCTTCCGACCTGCGCCGTGCCCGATCTGGCCCGACTCTGCGAGGAGCTCGGCGAGCCCGCCCCGCCCGGGTTCGAGCGGCTGCGGGCGCTGGTCGGCGATTTCGCCGGCCTGCCGGAGCCGCGGCTGCCTCGGGATCTCCGAGCCGAGCTGCGCAGCTACCAGCGCCAGGGCGTCGCCTGGCTGCAGTTCCTCGCCGAGGCGGGACTCGGCGGTCTGCTGGCCGACGACATGGGGCTCGGCAAGACGCTCCAGGCGCTCTGCGCCCTGCGCGGACGCACGCTCGTGGTGGCGCCGACCAGCGTGATCTTCGGCTGGGCGCAGCAGGCGGGCCAGTTCCGGCCCGGGCTTCGCTGCAGCGTCTACCACGGACCGAAGCGCGCGCTCGATCGCGATGCGGACCTGACGCTCACGAGCTACGCAATTCTGCGCCTCGACGCCGAGACCCTTGCGCGCGAGGCGTGGGACACGATCGCGCTCGACGAGGCGCAGGCGATCAAGAACCCCGACAGCCAGATCGCGCGCGCGGCGTTCTCGCTCCGCGGCACGTTCCGCCTGACCCTGACCGGAACGCCGGTCGAGAACCGGCTCGACGAGCTCTGGTCCCAGCTTCACTTCGCCAATCCGGGCCTGCTCGGATCGCTGCGCGACTTCCGCGAGCGCTACGCGAGGCCGATCGCGTCGGGGGAGCCCGGCGCGGCCGCGCACCTGCGAGCGCGAATCGCGCCCTTCGTGCTGCGGAGGATGAAGTCGGTCGTGGCGGCGGAGCTGCCGCCGCGCACCGACGCGACGCTCCACTGCGAGCTCGACCCGGACGAGCGCTCGGTGTACGACGCGGTCCGCGCGGCTTCGCAGCGGCAGGTGGTGGAGCGCCTGCAGCAAGGCGGCAGCGTGATCGAGGCGCTCGAGCTCCTGCTTCGCCTGCGCCAGGCGTCCTGCCACCGCGCGCTGGTTCCCGGCCAGAGCGCTCCGAGCTCATCCAAGGTCGAGGTGCTGCTCGAGGCCCTCGACGAGGCGGCGGCGGAGGGTCACAAGGCGCTGGTCTTCTCACAGTGGACCGGGCTCCTCGACCTGGTCGAGCCGCACCTGCGCGCGGCCGGCATCCGCTTCACCCGCCTGGATGGCCGCACGCCCGACCGGCAGGCGGTGGTCGAGGAGTTTCAATCGGAGGCGGGGCCGCCGGTCCTTCTGATCTCGCTCCGGGCGGGCGGCACCGGCCTGAACCTCACCGCGGCCGACCACGTCTTCCTGCTCGACCCGTGGTGGAACCCCGCCGTCGAAGAGCAGGCAGCTGACCGGGCGCACCGGATCGGCCAGGACCGGCCGGTCTCGGTCTACCGGCTGGTCGCGCGCGAGACGGTCGAGGAGCGGATCCTGGAGCTGCAGGAGCGCAAGCGCGCCCTCGCCGAGGCGGCGCTGTCCGGCGCGGATCGGGCGGCCGCGATCACCCGCGAGGACCTGCTCGGCCTGCTCGAGTGA
- a CDS encoding ATP-binding cassette domain-containing protein, whose protein sequence is MRGTVSETAVERRIEGRAHVEMVSVRLAFGERRVFDGLSCGFPKGRISVILGASGVGKSTLLRLGAGLLRPDYGEIWVGDEEISRLSERRLRNLRHGLGMMFQGGALLDSLSVFENVALALREHTKLRESEIADRVHAQFEAVGLKKVDELLPGQISGGMKKRVALARAMIMEPSVLLIDEPFSGLDPLAVRLIEALLVEVNHTKGLTMVLTNHHIGSTMRMADEIVFLVDGIAVTGSVEEMKASTDPRIQRFFQAAGTGPALEEAS, encoded by the coding sequence ATGAGGGGAACGGTGTCGGAGACCGCCGTCGAGCGTCGGATCGAGGGCCGGGCGCACGTCGAGATGGTGAGCGTGCGCCTCGCCTTCGGCGAGCGGCGCGTCTTCGACGGGCTGTCGTGCGGGTTTCCGAAGGGCCGGATCTCCGTGATCCTCGGCGCGAGCGGCGTCGGCAAGAGCACGCTGCTCCGCCTTGGCGCGGGCCTGCTCCGGCCGGACTACGGCGAGATCTGGGTCGGTGACGAGGAGATCTCGCGGCTGTCCGAGCGGCGACTGCGCAACCTGCGGCACGGGCTCGGCATGATGTTCCAGGGCGGCGCGCTGCTCGATTCGCTCAGCGTCTTCGAAAACGTGGCGCTCGCGCTCCGCGAGCACACCAAGCTCCGCGAGAGCGAGATCGCGGACCGCGTCCACGCGCAGTTCGAGGCCGTGGGCCTTAAGAAGGTGGACGAGCTGCTCCCTGGCCAGATCTCGGGCGGCATGAAGAAGCGCGTGGCGCTCGCGCGCGCGATGATCATGGAGCCGTCGGTGCTGCTGATCGACGAGCCGTTCTCGGGCCTCGACCCGCTCGCGGTGCGGCTGATCGAGGCGCTGCTGGTCGAGGTGAATCACACCAAGGGACTCACGATGGTCCTCACGAATCACCACATCGGCTCGACCATGCGGATGGCCGACGAGATCGTGTTTCTCGTCGACGGAATCGCCGTGACCGGCTCCGTCGAGGAGATGAAGGCGAGCACGGATCCGCGCATCCAGCGCTTCTTCCAGGCTGCGGGCACCGGGCCGGCCCTCGAGGAGGCGAGCTGA
- the asnB gene encoding asparagine synthase (glutamine-hydrolyzing), with the protein MSATETGWDHFHSFFGRFRWQRRERSVCGIFGIVYRDGRTVPNEELLRETGRLLGHRGPDSLGVHRAEGIGLVHTRLSLVDLSSRSDRPFWDENGRFALVYNGEIYNYREIRAELEQRGVAFRTSSDTEVLLNGLVEYGLDALLPRLEGMFAFGLWDAEQRSLTLVRDRFGIKPLSFYEDERLLVFASEIKAIRPWVALEPDPQMASAFLAGFGGSTRIRSFFRDVSILSPGTIRESHFGQRPHERCFRSIGDFWDPDEHDRLTAMGPTQSIDQLEGLLLASVEKHLIADAPVGALCSGGLDSSLIMAMASRSHTNLAIFHADVVGPESESDAARMLAKHLRLDMKSVEVRDEDFCEQLPAALWHYEYPFAYHPNSIPFLRVSRLVRESGVKAILSGEGADECFLGYREIPFEDLRQRYRAAISGLRELVHRIPLLGKEIWPAEVGFGSLVQGMEQNFETVLDREQIEQRIRESGSMVSPRDYRSLGWLGYHLRTLLHRNDALGMAASVEARFPYLDHPVVRRAVNLPHRYKIRPSPTVLDKAHPFLRDKWILRRVADRYLPRSLSRRRKRGFPVNAYERMTVAPELFRRGFVADLYRLSDPALRHLLSASGPAFKVRLLMLEGWGQLFFRDVKEPSLVTAVRSHTAIAPIAN; encoded by the coding sequence TTGTCCGCAACCGAAACCGGGTGGGATCATTTCCACTCATTCTTCGGCCGATTTAGATGGCAGAGACGGGAACGGTCGGTGTGCGGAATCTTCGGGATCGTCTACCGGGACGGGAGGACGGTCCCCAACGAGGAGCTGCTCCGCGAGACCGGCCGGCTGCTCGGCCACCGGGGTCCGGACAGCCTGGGCGTGCATCGGGCCGAGGGAATCGGTCTGGTGCACACGCGGCTGTCGCTCGTCGATCTCTCCAGCCGGAGCGACCGGCCTTTCTGGGACGAGAACGGGCGCTTCGCGCTGGTCTACAACGGCGAGATCTACAACTACCGCGAGATCCGCGCCGAGCTCGAGCAGCGCGGCGTCGCGTTCCGCACCTCGTCCGACACTGAAGTCCTGCTGAACGGCCTGGTCGAGTACGGTCTCGACGCGCTGCTGCCTCGACTCGAGGGGATGTTCGCGTTCGGTCTCTGGGACGCCGAGCAGCGCAGCCTGACGCTGGTCCGCGATCGCTTCGGAATCAAGCCGCTGTCGTTCTACGAGGACGAGCGGCTGCTGGTCTTCGCCTCCGAGATCAAGGCGATCCGCCCTTGGGTCGCGCTCGAGCCGGACCCTCAGATGGCCTCGGCCTTCCTGGCCGGATTCGGCGGCAGTACGCGGATCCGCTCGTTCTTCCGCGATGTCTCGATCCTCTCTCCCGGCACGATCCGCGAGAGCCACTTCGGCCAGCGCCCCCACGAGCGCTGCTTCCGCTCGATCGGAGACTTCTGGGATCCGGACGAGCACGATCGCCTCACCGCGATGGGACCGACGCAGTCGATCGACCAGCTCGAAGGCCTGCTGCTCGCGAGCGTCGAGAAGCACCTGATCGCGGACGCGCCGGTGGGAGCGCTCTGCAGCGGAGGGCTCGATTCGTCGCTGATCATGGCGATGGCCAGCCGCTCCCACACGAATCTCGCGATCTTCCACGCAGACGTGGTGGGCCCCGAGAGCGAGTCCGATGCAGCCCGGATGCTCGCGAAGCACCTGCGCCTCGACATGAAGTCGGTGGAGGTGCGCGACGAGGACTTCTGCGAGCAGCTGCCCGCGGCGCTCTGGCACTACGAGTACCCCTTCGCATACCACCCGAACTCGATTCCTTTCCTGCGGGTGTCGCGCTTGGTCCGTGAGAGCGGAGTGAAGGCGATCCTCTCCGGAGAGGGCGCCGACGAGTGCTTTCTCGGCTACCGCGAGATCCCGTTCGAGGACCTGCGACAGCGCTACCGCGCCGCGATCTCGGGGCTGCGCGAGCTGGTCCACCGCATTCCCCTCCTTGGCAAGGAGATCTGGCCGGCGGAGGTCGGCTTCGGGAGCCTGGTCCAGGGCATGGAGCAGAATTTCGAGACGGTGCTGGATCGCGAGCAGATCGAGCAGCGGATCCGCGAGTCCGGTTCGATGGTGAGCCCACGCGACTATCGCTCGCTCGGCTGGCTCGGCTACCACCTGCGGACCCTGCTGCACCGCAACGACGCACTGGGGATGGCTGCGAGCGTCGAGGCGCGCTTTCCGTACCTGGATCATCCGGTCGTGCGCCGAGCTGTGAATCTGCCGCACCGCTACAAGATCCGGCCCTCCCCGACCGTGCTCGACAAGGCTCACCCTTTTCTGCGCGACAAGTGGATCCTTCGCCGGGTGGCGGACCGCTACCTGCCGCGCAGCTTGAGCCGCAGGCGAAAGCGGGGCTTTCCGGTGAATGCCTACGAGCGCATGACCGTTGCGCCCGAGCTCTTCCGACGGGGCTTCGTCGCGGACCTGTACCGGCTGAGCGACCCGGCGCTCCGCCACCTGCTATCGGCGTCCGGTCCCGCCTTCAAGGTGCGGCTGCTGATGCTCGAGGGCTGGGGCCAGCTGTTCTTCCGCGACGTCAAGGAGCCTTCGCTCGTCACGGCGGTCCGCAGCCACACCGCGATCGCGCCGATCGCGAATTGA
- a CDS encoding ABC transporter permease, with translation MLALIRHTGWRTVSNVFELGGIAVFGGRMVYQTFSPPWRLRRLVDEIYTTGVLSLAIVLLSGAVVGSVLGLQGYITLVRFGAEQSLGSVVGLSLVREFGPVLTALLVAGRAGSAVAAEIGAMVATEQLDGLRMMSVDPVDFVAQPKALALLISMPLLSALFIVFGLAGGYVVGVGLLGIDGGTYITNLETSITFRDEVVGSVLKSVVFGALVALISTWRGFTSAPNSAGVSRATTGAVVQASVATLVFDYIITALWGG, from the coding sequence ATGCTCGCGCTGATCCGCCACACCGGCTGGCGCACGGTCTCGAACGTCTTCGAGCTCGGAGGGATCGCGGTCTTCGGCGGGCGAATGGTCTACCAGACGTTCAGCCCGCCGTGGCGACTGCGGCGCCTGGTCGACGAGATCTACACCACCGGGGTTCTGTCGCTGGCGATCGTGCTTCTCTCCGGCGCGGTGGTCGGCAGCGTGCTCGGGCTGCAGGGCTACATCACGCTGGTGCGCTTCGGCGCGGAGCAGAGCCTGGGCAGCGTGGTCGGACTCTCGCTCGTGCGCGAGTTCGGGCCCGTGCTGACCGCGCTTCTGGTCGCCGGCCGGGCTGGGTCCGCGGTCGCGGCGGAGATCGGCGCGATGGTCGCGACCGAGCAGCTCGACGGCCTGCGCATGATGTCGGTCGATCCGGTCGACTTCGTCGCGCAGCCCAAGGCGCTCGCGCTGCTGATCTCGATGCCGCTCCTCTCGGCGCTGTTCATCGTCTTCGGGCTCGCGGGCGGCTACGTGGTCGGCGTCGGCCTGCTCGGAATCGACGGCGGCACCTACATCACCAACCTGGAGACCAGCATCACCTTCAGGGACGAGGTCGTGGGCAGCGTGCTGAAATCCGTGGTCTTCGGCGCGCTGGTCGCGTTGATCTCGACCTGGCGCGGCTTCACGTCCGCGCCGAACTCCGCCGGCGTGAGTCGCGCGACGACCGGCGCCGTGGTACAGGCGTCGGTCGCGACGCTCGTCTTCGACTACATCATCACCGCTCTGTGGGGAGGCTGA